A single window of Granulicella mallensis MP5ACTX8 DNA harbors:
- a CDS encoding sodium:solute symporter family transporter, whose product MPNTIAALALGIPSTRLSAFDLTLVAIYLIGITLFGLRFRGKSGGAKSDRSLKSYFLANNTIPWWAIALSIVSAETSTLTIISIPGVAFAGDFGFLQVVIGYMLGRIVVAALFLPRYFAGEMLTAYQLIDQRFGPVLHKVTAALFLLTRAAAEGVRVFAVSIVVGIAIGTRDILSIAIISALTLLYTFEGGMAAVIWTDVVQMAIYVGGTLVALLTLGSHVNGGWAHIHAVASAAGKFHMLDFSMNLTKNYTFWAGVLGGTFLTMASHGTDQLMVQRMLAARNLRESRLAILSSGVVIFAQFAFFLLIGVGLYVFYGQHPATFTSSDRIFPTFIVREMPIGIAGLLVAAILAAAMSNLSAALNSLSSTTVVDFYMHLRPQADDRERAIISKSSTVLWALVLFAIAVYSVGVGGKGHVVEIGLSIASVAYGCLLGVFLLGTLTRFATEVGAIIGMVCGFALNLWLWQGVFPVHLGSITIPHVAFTWYVLIGALATFAIGSLASLIFRKQSQQSRTALANALPLLFLPLLFLLSFRGVAEEPAVRQGPAPMPTATADFTPLSTLLNDAIAAHKLPGAVVVVGHGGHIVFKQAYGLRKLAGEPGLDGTPSPAEPMTEDTIFDMASLTKCLSTATAVMQLYEQGKLQFDDPIQKYLPAFNVTNDAQRAQVTIRMLLTHTSGEAPDVNQKDAWGLAAPDKAEGFHRALTTPLQSAPGAVFRYSDINFILLGDLVETLSGESLDVYAQEHIYKPLEMTETRYLPLAKACGPHQVIGSAIAWQRTPPGHMLFACPQGDWSTSLLPRIAPTAHDDEGKSDPATNPDFDRLLRGSVHDPSTRRMGGVAGHAGVFSTAADVSLFAQGLLDRLAGRPSNFPLKQSTLELMTTPEQPGHNAQQLTKANAAERAAIAAGMKPAAPLLAPMYPAIKEQDLRGYGWDIDTAFSKPRGAVFPIGSFGHTGFTGTTLWMDPGSNTYVILLANAIHPHGNPPISNLRGEFASAAAQALHLYESGTSSSISSSRTLTGIDVLELPHNAALHELASRHHGQARLGLLTNQTGLDSQGRRTVDILHSPDLSEDKIHLVTLFSPEHGIFGKQDTTSIAAEVDPATGLHVTSLYGAKDADRRPSHEQLKDLDAVVIDLQDAGVRFYTYEAVTGYFLEAAAREKNEFHHDLEILVLDRPNLIGGEQVQGPISDAGLESYTDYMPLPVRNGLTLGELAQYINGEATSTLAHGDALFAEADPANRTRATQAPSSKGLGAHLTVIPMQHWSRAEFFDNTGLPWVNPSPNLRSVTAATLYPGMGLLETTNVSVGRGTAIPFELFGAGVPAKDSKTGAQKPAWFKAADVAAALNARNIPGVTFAATTTAISEDTNHYPFHGQTIEAVRATLTDRKVLDAPAMGIEILSVLHRLYPEQFQVEKAMRLIVNRATMDSLERGDDPRTIAASWQPSLHDFMDRRAAYLLYQ is encoded by the coding sequence TTGCCGAACACGATCGCCGCACTTGCGCTTGGCATTCCTTCAACACGGCTCAGTGCCTTCGATCTAACGCTGGTGGCGATCTACCTCATAGGCATCACGCTCTTCGGCCTGCGCTTCCGCGGCAAGTCCGGCGGCGCGAAGTCCGACCGTTCGCTCAAGAGCTACTTCCTCGCCAACAACACGATTCCCTGGTGGGCCATCGCGCTCTCCATCGTGTCGGCCGAGACCTCGACCCTGACCATCATCTCCATCCCCGGCGTCGCCTTCGCCGGGGACTTCGGATTCCTGCAGGTCGTGATCGGCTACATGCTGGGACGCATCGTCGTGGCCGCGCTGTTCCTGCCGCGCTACTTCGCGGGCGAGATGCTCACCGCCTATCAGCTCATCGACCAGCGCTTCGGTCCCGTGCTGCACAAGGTAACGGCGGCGCTCTTCCTGCTGACACGCGCCGCAGCCGAAGGCGTGCGTGTCTTCGCAGTGTCCATCGTCGTCGGCATCGCCATCGGCACCCGCGACATCCTGAGCATCGCCATCATCTCCGCGCTGACGCTGCTCTACACCTTCGAAGGCGGCATGGCAGCGGTCATCTGGACCGACGTCGTGCAGATGGCGATCTACGTCGGCGGCACGCTCGTCGCGCTCCTCACACTGGGCTCGCACGTCAATGGAGGATGGGCTCATATCCATGCCGTGGCCTCAGCCGCAGGCAAATTCCACATGCTCGACTTCAGCATGAACCTTACGAAGAATTACACCTTCTGGGCCGGTGTGCTCGGCGGAACGTTCCTGACGATGGCCTCGCACGGCACAGACCAATTGATGGTGCAGCGCATGCTGGCCGCGCGCAACCTGCGCGAGTCACGCCTGGCCATTCTCAGCTCCGGCGTTGTGATCTTTGCGCAGTTCGCATTCTTTCTGCTAATCGGCGTGGGGCTGTATGTCTTCTACGGCCAGCATCCCGCGACCTTCACCAGCTCCGATCGCATCTTCCCAACCTTCATCGTTCGCGAGATGCCGATCGGCATCGCCGGTCTGCTCGTCGCGGCGATCCTCGCAGCGGCAATGTCGAACCTCTCCGCCGCACTCAACTCTCTGTCGTCAACGACCGTCGTCGATTTCTATATGCACCTGCGCCCGCAGGCCGACGATCGCGAACGAGCGATCATTTCGAAGTCTTCGACAGTGCTGTGGGCACTGGTGCTCTTCGCCATTGCTGTCTATTCGGTTGGCGTCGGAGGCAAGGGACATGTCGTCGAGATCGGCCTCTCCATCGCTTCGGTCGCCTACGGCTGTCTGCTAGGAGTCTTCCTGCTCGGCACACTCACCCGCTTCGCCACAGAGGTCGGAGCGATCATCGGCATGGTCTGCGGCTTCGCGCTGAATCTTTGGCTCTGGCAAGGAGTGTTCCCTGTGCACCTCGGCTCCATCACTATCCCACACGTCGCCTTCACGTGGTACGTCCTCATTGGCGCCCTCGCGACCTTCGCCATCGGCTCCCTCGCCAGCCTCATCTTCCGCAAGCAATCGCAGCAGAGCCGCACGGCTCTAGCCAACGCACTGCCGCTCCTGTTCTTGCCGTTGCTTTTCTTGTTGTCATTCCGAGGCGTAGCCGAGGAACCTGCTGTCCGTCAGGGACCAGCGCCCATGCCGACCGCCACCGCCGACTTCACCCCCCTCTCCACGCTCCTCAACGATGCCATCGCCGCGCATAAACTCCCCGGTGCCGTCGTCGTGGTCGGCCACGGCGGCCACATTGTCTTCAAGCAGGCCTATGGCCTCCGCAAACTCGCCGGAGAGCCCGGCCTCGACGGCACCCCCTCCCCCGCCGAACCCATGACCGAAGACACGATCTTCGACATGGCCTCACTCACCAAGTGCCTCTCCACTGCCACAGCCGTGATGCAGCTCTACGAGCAGGGCAAGCTGCAGTTCGACGATCCCATCCAGAAGTACCTGCCCGCGTTCAACGTCACGAACGACGCCCAGCGCGCGCAGGTAACGATCCGCATGCTGCTCACTCACACCTCCGGCGAGGCTCCCGACGTCAACCAGAAGGACGCCTGGGGACTGGCAGCACCGGACAAAGCCGAAGGCTTCCACCGCGCGCTTACGACGCCACTACAGTCCGCACCGGGCGCGGTCTTTCGCTACTCGGACATCAACTTCATCCTGCTCGGCGACCTCGTCGAGACCCTCAGTGGCGAATCGCTCGATGTCTATGCCCAGGAGCACATCTACAAACCGCTGGAGATGACGGAGACCCGCTACCTCCCTCTCGCAAAGGCCTGCGGCCCGCACCAGGTCATCGGCTCGGCTATCGCATGGCAGCGCACACCGCCGGGGCATATGCTGTTTGCCTGCCCCCAGGGAGACTGGAGCACCTCGCTCCTACCGCGCATCGCCCCCACCGCGCACGATGATGAAGGCAAATCTGATCCTGCTACCAACCCTGACTTCGACCGTCTGCTGCGCGGCTCGGTACATGATCCCAGCACCCGCCGCATGGGGGGTGTCGCTGGCCACGCTGGCGTCTTCTCCACCGCCGCCGACGTCTCGCTCTTCGCCCAGGGCTTACTGGATCGTCTCGCGGGCCGTCCCAGCAACTTCCCGCTGAAGCAATCGACGCTCGAGCTGATGACCACTCCCGAGCAGCCCGGGCACAACGCCCAGCAGCTCACGAAAGCCAATGCGGCTGAGCGTGCAGCTATCGCCGCAGGAATGAAGCCAGCGGCTCCGCTACTGGCACCGATGTATCCAGCCATCAAAGAGCAGGATCTGCGCGGCTACGGCTGGGATATCGACACAGCCTTCTCCAAACCACGCGGCGCGGTCTTCCCCATCGGCAGCTTCGGCCACACCGGCTTCACCGGCACCACTCTCTGGATGGATCCCGGCTCCAACACCTACGTCATTTTGCTGGCAAACGCGATCCATCCACACGGGAATCCGCCGATCTCGAATCTTCGCGGCGAGTTCGCCTCCGCTGCGGCTCAGGCACTGCACCTCTACGAGTCAGGAACCAGCTCGAGCATCTCATCCTCTCGCACTCTCACCGGCATCGACGTTCTCGAGCTACCCCACAACGCCGCGCTGCACGAACTCGCGAGCAGACATCACGGGCAGGCCCGTCTTGGGCTCCTCACCAACCAGACAGGCCTCGACAGTCAGGGACGGAGAACGGTAGATATCCTCCACAGCCCTGACCTCAGCGAAGACAAGATCCACCTCGTCACGCTCTTCTCTCCCGAACATGGCATCTTCGGCAAACAGGACACCACCTCCATCGCCGCCGAAGTTGATCCCGCCACCGGCCTGCATGTCACCAGCCTCTATGGCGCGAAGGACGCAGACCGCCGCCCCTCGCACGAGCAGTTGAAAGACCTCGACGCGGTCGTGATTGACCTGCAGGATGCGGGCGTTCGTTTCTACACCTACGAAGCGGTCACCGGATACTTCCTCGAAGCCGCCGCGCGGGAGAAGAACGAGTTCCATCACGACCTGGAGATCCTCGTGCTCGACCGCCCGAACCTCATCGGCGGCGAACAGGTGCAGGGGCCGATCTCTGATGCGGGTCTTGAGTCCTACACTGATTACATGCCGCTCCCCGTGCGCAATGGCCTTACGCTGGGAGAGCTCGCGCAATACATCAACGGCGAAGCGACCTCGACGCTCGCACACGGCGATGCACTCTTCGCGGAGGCTGACCCCGCCAACCGCACACGTGCCACGCAAGCGCCATCCAGCAAAGGACTCGGCGCACACCTTACCGTGATTCCGATGCAGCACTGGTCACGCGCTGAATTCTTCGACAACACCGGCCTGCCGTGGGTCAATCCCAGCCCCAACCTACGCAGCGTCACCGCCGCGACACTCTATCCGGGGATGGGGCTTCTGGAGACGACCAACGTCTCCGTAGGACGCGGCACGGCAATCCCCTTCGAGCTCTTCGGCGCGGGTGTGCCTGCCAAAGACTCGAAGACTGGTGCACAGAAGCCTGCATGGTTCAAGGCCGCCGATGTAGCTGCAGCTCTCAATGCCCGGAATATCCCCGGCGTGACATTCGCCGCAACGACGACCGCGATCTCCGAAGACACCAACCACTACCCTTTCCACGGCCAGACGATCGAAGCCGTGCGCGCGACTCTCACCGATCGCAAAGTGCTCGATGCTCCCGCAATGGGCATCGAGATTCTCAGCGTGCTGCATCGCCTCTATCCGGAGCAGTTTCAAGTGGAGAAGGCGATGCGCCTCATCGTGAATCGCGCCACCATGGACTCGCTCGAACGTGGCGATGATCCACGCACGATCGCCGCATCGTGGCAGCCCTCGCTCCATGACTTCATGGACCGGCGTGCGGCTTATCTGCTCTATCAATAG
- the nagA gene encoding N-acetylglucosamine-6-phosphate deacetylase, with translation MTTTTLTARRLVTDIGSVEFPVITVSDDGTITDISSDPRALANEQDTLTSGFFDVHIHGAMGHDVMYSSPSDLSEVQRFLAKRGVAHYLPTTVTAAEDATLRALEALAQAIESAPHDGEAKPVGIHLEGPFLSSAKRGVHPTQELQTPSIELFDRFQAAARGHIVLMTIAPELPGAIGLIAHAHRQGVKLSLGHTNATAAEAIAGIGAGANSATHTFNAMRALDHREPGVLGTVLDPHPDHPEIFAELICDGIHVAPPLVRLWLQAKGLDHAILVTDAMSAAGMPDGDYTLGGLAVRVAHGRAQLVEDMAAGKETLAGSVLTLDRAVANLQRFTNASVGDAVRLASHNPAAMLGRPELTRLAPGSFANLNRFDAKNNLVATYIRGRAI, from the coding sequence ATGACTACCACTACGCTTACTGCCCGCCGTCTTGTAACCGACATTGGTTCGGTCGAATTCCCCGTGATCACCGTCTCCGATGACGGCACCATCACCGATATCAGCTCCGACCCTCGCGCCCTGGCGAACGAGCAGGACACGCTGACCTCGGGCTTCTTCGACGTGCACATCCACGGCGCCATGGGGCATGACGTGATGTACTCCTCGCCCTCGGACCTCAGCGAGGTCCAGCGCTTTCTCGCCAAGCGCGGCGTCGCGCACTATCTGCCGACGACCGTGACCGCCGCGGAGGATGCCACGCTCCGCGCGCTCGAAGCCCTGGCCCAGGCCATTGAATCCGCGCCGCACGACGGCGAAGCGAAACCCGTCGGCATCCATCTCGAAGGCCCGTTTCTTTCGAGCGCCAAGCGCGGCGTGCATCCGACGCAGGAGCTGCAGACCCCAAGCATCGAGCTCTTCGACCGCTTCCAGGCCGCGGCACGCGGGCACATCGTGCTGATGACAATCGCGCCGGAGCTTCCCGGTGCCATCGGTCTGATCGCGCACGCTCATCGGCAGGGCGTAAAGCTCTCGCTGGGCCATACCAATGCGACCGCCGCCGAAGCCATCGCAGGCATCGGAGCCGGAGCCAACAGTGCGACCCACACCTTCAACGCCATGCGCGCGCTCGACCACCGCGAGCCCGGTGTGCTCGGCACCGTGCTCGATCCCCATCCCGATCATCCCGAGATCTTTGCCGAGCTTATCTGCGACGGCATCCACGTCGCGCCCCCCCTGGTGCGGCTCTGGTTGCAGGCCAAGGGGCTTGACCATGCCATCCTCGTCACCGATGCGATGTCCGCAGCGGGTATGCCCGATGGGGACTACACCCTCGGTGGCCTGGCCGTCCGCGTGGCGCATGGCCGTGCCCAGTTGGTCGAGGACATGGCCGCCGGAAAAGAGACGCTGGCCGGCTCAGTGCTGACGCTGGACCGAGCTGTCGCCAACCTGCAGCGGTTCACCAATGCCTCGGTAGGCGATGCGGTTCGGCTTGCATCCCACAACCCCGCAGCCATGCTGGGCAGGCCGGAGCTCACACGGCTCGCTCCGGGATCGTTCGCCAACCTCAATCGCTTCGACGCGAAGAACAACCTCGTCGCCACCTATATTCGCGGACGAGCGATCTAG
- a CDS encoding glycoside hydrolase family 20 zincin-like fold domain-containing protein: MRLCSLAALLALALPAAAQSTPHLIPMPRVVTPRPDQPLNNGVTLVCTACTAEDQFTLSDLRITLAERGIPETGSGLRIVLQRLAQHPDASFTDAMKPEGYTIVSTSGMLTLTGATAEGVFYAAQTVKQMIESAGNRQFVLRAANIRDWPAMKYRGLDDDLSRGPVDTLEFQKKIVRTIAAYKENLYSPYFEHTQQYASNPLPAPPGGSITADDARELVAYAKQYHVMVVPEQEAFGHLHHALTSEVYQQLAETPHGAVLAPAQPGSLKLISQEFSELAQLYPSPFLHVGADETQDLGLGQTKAAVDRDGLGKVYLDFMQQIDITLRPLNRRLLFWGDIAQDSPDLLKTMPESFKRDTIAIGWQYNPNPHGFAKYLKPYTDAGIETWVAPGINNWSRVYPNYNLGLDNIQQFTRDGQRMGATGQLNTIWYDDGEALASNNWYGILFGAAAAWQQGESSIPQFEQTYAQVFHGDMTGKLNQAQLELMAAHELLKTDAKVSDASDLLFWSDPWAKDQQQNAAKIRPYVHELRLHAEKTLELIAQARAAAPAAASPVVYTPTNQLPSNPTNLRETDAIDALELGARRMDFIGLKFQLADEIARDYARAQMTSNSSDRTIKPSVNALLSDINGVNGRIQDIKDGYSLLRDLYAQSWLRTNRPYALRPVLEHYDYTIALWLSRMDKVRTAQRQWSDNKVLPSATETGIPAPPPASTN, from the coding sequence ATGCGCCTTTGTTCTCTCGCCGCACTCCTGGCCCTTGCTCTGCCGGCAGCCGCACAGTCCACGCCGCACCTTATCCCGATGCCGCGAGTGGTCACCCCCAGGCCGGACCAACCGCTGAACAACGGTGTCACCCTCGTCTGCACAGCGTGCACCGCCGAGGACCAGTTCACCCTCTCCGATCTGCGCATCACTCTCGCCGAGCGCGGCATCCCGGAGACAGGCTCCGGCCTGCGCATTGTGCTGCAGCGCCTCGCCCAGCACCCGGACGCGTCCTTTACCGACGCCATGAAGCCCGAGGGCTACACCATCGTCTCCACCTCCGGCATGCTGACCCTCACCGGAGCGACCGCCGAGGGCGTCTTCTACGCCGCGCAGACGGTCAAGCAGATGATCGAGTCCGCCGGAAACCGCCAGTTCGTCCTCCGCGCTGCCAACATCCGCGACTGGCCTGCCATGAAGTATCGCGGCCTGGACGATGACCTCTCCCGCGGCCCGGTCGATACCCTGGAGTTCCAGAAGAAGATCGTTCGCACGATCGCGGCCTACAAAGAGAATCTCTACTCGCCCTACTTCGAGCACACCCAGCAGTACGCCTCCAATCCCCTGCCCGCGCCTCCTGGAGGCAGCATCACCGCCGACGACGCGCGTGAGCTCGTCGCCTACGCGAAGCAGTATCACGTGATGGTCGTGCCCGAGCAGGAGGCCTTCGGACACCTGCACCATGCCTTGACCTCGGAGGTGTACCAGCAGCTTGCAGAGACGCCCCACGGCGCGGTGCTCGCCCCGGCACAGCCCGGCTCGCTCAAGCTGATCTCTCAGGAGTTCAGCGAACTCGCACAGCTCTACCCCTCGCCCTTCCTGCACGTCGGTGCTGATGAGACACAGGACCTCGGCCTCGGCCAGACCAAGGCGGCAGTGGACCGCGACGGCCTCGGCAAGGTGTATCTCGACTTCATGCAGCAGATCGACATCACCCTGCGCCCGCTCAATCGCCGGCTGCTCTTCTGGGGCGATATCGCCCAGGACTCGCCTGACCTGCTCAAGACCATGCCTGAGAGCTTCAAGCGCGACACCATCGCCATCGGCTGGCAGTACAACCCCAACCCGCACGGCTTCGCCAAGTACCTGAAGCCCTACACCGACGCGGGCATCGAGACCTGGGTCGCTCCCGGCATCAACAACTGGTCGCGCGTCTACCCGAACTACAACCTCGGCCTCGATAACATTCAGCAGTTCACACGCGACGGCCAGCGCATGGGCGCTACCGGCCAGCTCAACACCATCTGGTACGACGATGGCGAGGCCCTGGCCTCCAACAACTGGTACGGCATCCTCTTCGGTGCAGCTGCCGCCTGGCAGCAGGGCGAGAGCTCCATTCCTCAGTTCGAGCAGACCTACGCGCAGGTCTTCCACGGCGACATGACCGGCAAGCTCAACCAGGCGCAGCTTGAGCTGATGGCCGCCCATGAGTTGCTGAAGACAGACGCCAAGGTAAGCGACGCCTCCGATCTGCTCTTCTGGAGCGACCCCTGGGCCAAAGATCAGCAGCAGAATGCGGCCAAGATCCGTCCCTATGTGCACGAGCTTCGTCTGCACGCGGAGAAGACCCTCGAGCTGATCGCCCAGGCCCGCGCCGCAGCCCCGGCGGCGGCTTCGCCCGTCGTCTACACCCCGACGAACCAGCTTCCGTCGAACCCGACCAATCTCCGTGAAACCGACGCCATCGACGCGCTGGAACTCGGCGCTCGGCGCATGGACTTCATCGGGCTCAAGTTTCAACTCGCCGACGAGATCGCACGCGACTACGCACGCGCTCAGATGACCTCGAACTCCAGCGACAGGACGATCAAGCCCTCCGTCAACGCGCTGCTATCGGATATCAACGGCGTCAACGGCCGCATTCAGGACATCAAGGACGGCTACTCGCTGCTGCGCGATCTGTATGCACAAAGCTGGCTGCGGACGAATCGTCCGTACGCGCTACGTCCAGTGCTCGAACACTACGACTACACCATCGCCCTCTGGCTCTCGCGTATGGACAAGGTCCGCACCGCGCAACGCCAATGGTCGGACAATAAAGTACTTCCCAGCGCAACTGAAACAGGCATTCCCGCACCACCCCCGGCATCGACAAACTGA
- a CDS encoding LolA family protein — MKNLLLLFVLASPLAAQSPTAASLAHQVDAHYNHLQSLQARYTERYQGMGLDRTETGSLTLRKPGRMRWSYDSPAGKLFILDGKNAISYTPGDAQAQRIPEKQLDDLRSPLRFLLGHTELAKELDGLSLTAVNGGYTLSGTPKGMQQRVRSLALTVDSTGTIHTMRIEETDGATTTFTFTDMHENIPTKDSDFIFTPPQGVAIINGAAPI, encoded by the coding sequence ATGAAAAACCTTCTGCTCCTCTTTGTACTTGCCTCTCCCCTCGCAGCCCAGTCGCCTACGGCCGCTTCTCTCGCCCACCAGGTGGACGCCCACTACAACCACCTGCAATCGCTCCAGGCCCGCTATACCGAGCGTTACCAGGGCATGGGACTGGATCGCACCGAGACCGGCAGCCTGACGCTCCGCAAACCCGGACGCATGCGCTGGTCCTACGACTCGCCCGCCGGCAAGCTCTTTATCCTGGACGGCAAGAACGCCATCTCCTACACGCCCGGCGACGCCCAGGCACAGCGCATCCCGGAAAAACAGCTCGACGACCTGCGCTCGCCGCTGCGCTTTCTGCTCGGCCACACCGAACTGGCCAAGGAACTCGACGGACTGAGCCTGACTGCCGTGAATGGTGGCTATACGCTCTCCGGCACGCCCAAAGGCATGCAGCAACGCGTCCGCTCGCTCGCGCTCACGGTAGATTCGACCGGGACCATCCACACGATGCGCATCGAAGAGACCGACGGGGCTACGACGACCTTTACGTTTACGGACATGCACGAGAACATCCCTACAAAAGACAGCGATTTCATCTTCACGCCGCCTCAGGGCGTCGCGATCATCAACGGTGCCGCACCGATTTAG
- a CDS encoding type IV pilin protein, which yields MNMQIRRNHEESGFTLIELLIVMSIILILATLAIPAMQKTVKKANETSAISSLRDLNAQEGTYSSTYPTHGFSCTLAAMGGKADAGAPTAEAAQLIPEDLATGNKAGYTFAITNCTKVTVNNQDQYTGYQITAVPNTVGKTGDRGFCTDGNEIHYDPKGGTNCTDLLQ from the coding sequence ATGAACATGCAGATCCGCCGCAATCACGAAGAATCCGGTTTTACCCTGATCGAACTCCTGATCGTCATGTCTATCATCCTCATCCTGGCGACGCTCGCGATTCCAGCCATGCAGAAGACCGTCAAGAAGGCCAACGAAACCTCGGCCATCTCCTCGCTGCGCGACCTCAACGCCCAGGAAGGCACCTACAGCTCGACCTACCCGACCCACGGGTTCTCGTGCACCCTGGCCGCGATGGGCGGCAAGGCGGACGCCGGAGCGCCCACGGCTGAGGCGGCCCAGTTGATCCCTGAAGATCTGGCCACCGGCAACAAGGCGGGCTACACCTTCGCCATCACCAACTGCACCAAGGTAACGGTCAACAATCAGGACCAGTACACCGGATACCAGATCACGGCTGTTCCCAACACCGTCGGCAAGACCGGCGACCGTGGCTTCTGCACCGACGGCAACGAGATCCACTACGACCCCAAGGGCGGCACCAACTGCACCGATCTTCTGCAGTAG
- a CDS encoding M16 family metallopeptidase, which translates to MPVSVPVAENATFTTAPTHTRDIRKTTLPNGLLVLTERMPHFRSVSMGVWIDSGSRDEAPEVNGIAHFIEHMVFKGTTTRSAQQLAREVDSIGGNLDAFTGKETVCFNIKVLDENVPAALDLLTDLVLHPTFAPDDLAREQGVILEEIKMDEDNPDYLVHELFTQNFWKNDALGRPILGTAKTVSSFTQQIVFNEYARLFTPPNMVFSAAGNLDHDDFVAQVAQAFGSLSASSGSKLVRPAAPQAFPHITLKNKKSLEQVQFCLAMPSLEVSHPDRFTVHLLNSILGGGGMSSRLFQSIREERGLAYSIYSETNPFRDTGSLAVYAGCAIDKTREVLDLTLAEFSRMKHELVSEEELKRVKDQSKGNMVLGLESSSSRMSNLARQQMYYGEFFSVEDLTAEVDRVSREDIQRLAQQLFQPENFALTLLGNLGGLKIERADLTC; encoded by the coding sequence ATGCCAGTTTCTGTCCCGGTCGCGGAGAACGCGACCTTCACCACCGCTCCCACACATACTCGCGATATCCGCAAGACGACCCTCCCCAACGGACTGCTCGTACTCACGGAGCGTATGCCGCACTTCCGCTCCGTCTCCATGGGAGTCTGGATCGATAGCGGCTCACGCGACGAAGCCCCAGAAGTCAACGGTATCGCCCACTTCATCGAGCACATGGTGTTCAAGGGTACGACCACCCGTTCCGCCCAGCAGCTCGCCCGCGAGGTCGACTCCATCGGGGGCAACCTTGACGCCTTTACCGGCAAAGAGACTGTTTGCTTCAACATCAAGGTGCTCGACGAGAACGTCCCTGCCGCGCTCGATCTGCTGACCGACCTCGTGCTCCACCCCACCTTCGCGCCCGACGACCTCGCCCGCGAACAGGGCGTCATCCTCGAAGAGATCAAGATGGACGAGGACAACCCCGACTACCTGGTCCACGAGCTCTTCACCCAGAATTTCTGGAAGAACGATGCCCTGGGCCGCCCCATCCTCGGAACGGCGAAGACTGTCTCCAGCTTTACGCAGCAGATCGTCTTCAACGAATACGCCCGCCTCTTCACGCCGCCAAACATGGTCTTCTCCGCGGCCGGCAACCTGGACCATGATGATTTTGTGGCGCAGGTAGCCCAGGCCTTCGGCTCGCTCTCGGCCAGCTCCGGCTCCAAGCTCGTCCGTCCGGCGGCCCCCCAGGCCTTCCCGCACATCACACTGAAGAACAAGAAGTCCCTGGAACAGGTACAGTTCTGCCTCGCCATGCCGTCGCTTGAGGTCTCGCACCCGGATCGGTTCACTGTGCATCTGCTGAACTCGATCCTCGGCGGCGGGGGCATGAGCTCGCGGCTCTTCCAGTCGATCCGCGAAGAGCGCGGCCTGGCCTACTCGATCTACTCGGAGACCAACCCCTTCCGCGACACGGGCTCCCTGGCCGTCTACGCAGGATGCGCCATCGACAAGACCCGCGAGGTTCTCGACCTGACGCTGGCGGAGTTCTCCCGCATGAAGCACGAGCTGGTCAGCGAAGAAGAACTCAAGCGCGTCAAGGACCAGTCCAAGGGCAACATGGTGCTGGGGCTGGAAAGCTCGTCGAGCCGCATGTCGAACCTGGCACGCCAGCAGATGTACTATGGCGAGTTCTTTTCGGTCGAAGACCTCACCGCAGAGGTCGACCGGGTCTCGCGCGAAGACATCCAGCGGCTGGCGCAGCAGCTCTTCCAGCCCGAAAACTTCGCGCTGACATTGCTCGGCAACCTAGGCGGCCTGAAGATCGAGCGCGCCGACCTGACCTGCTAA
- a CDS encoding nuclear transport factor 2 family protein: protein MHSSEAFTRTESDLLPVLEELRRHEPIFHRPEFASDSAGFEQMMAPDYWEVGASGRRYSRDFILHTLEQNPPVDADAAGWQTSDHQCRRLSPDTYLFTYTLRQGERLTRRATIWRKSPGGWQILYHQGTIVSAEEENVAPSKS, encoded by the coding sequence ATGCATTCTTCCGAGGCTTTCACTCGCACCGAATCCGACCTGCTCCCCGTGCTGGAAGAACTTCGCCGCCACGAACCCATCTTCCACCGTCCGGAGTTCGCTTCGGACAGTGCCGGATTCGAGCAGATGATGGCGCCAGATTATTGGGAGGTCGGAGCCTCCGGCCGCCGCTACAGCCGCGACTTCATCCTCCACACCCTCGAGCAGAACCCACCCGTCGATGCCGACGCCGCAGGCTGGCAGACTTCAGACCACCAGTGCCGCCGCCTCAGCCCGGACACCTACCTCTTCACCTACACCTTGCGGCAGGGCGAGCGCCTCACTCGGCGAGCTACAATTTGGCGAAAATCCCCCGGAGGTTGGCAGATCCTCTATCACCAGGGCACCATCGTTTCCGCCGAAGAGGAGAATGTCGCGCCATCAAAGTCGTGA